A stretch of DNA from Candidatus Bathyarchaeia archaeon:
CAATGAAACAGTAACAAAAAAGGATTGGAAGATTCTCTGAAAGCCGTATGGGAGCATTGGACCAATTATTAGTAGCCCGACCACGGCGCAGACAGCCATATTAAGCAAGCTCCAAAGCGGCTTAACCATTTTTGGTCTTGGCAGTTCTTGGAAGTCGGCGCCCCTTATCCCAAAGACAAGTGAAACCATGCCCAGGGCGAAAGCCAAAAAAATGGATTCCAGAGCCACTATGAATAACGCCCTAATTGATGGCGCCAGTATGAAATAGGCGGCAACTGAACATACAAGGATTACTATTAAGCTGAAAAGTGCGATAAAGGCGTATTTTGCCCTAACAAAGCTTTTTGCAGATATCGGCATTGAGTTTACAAGCCATATGCCGCTTCCTTCTGAGCCAACAATTATGTTTCCCAGCGAAAAGGCGATAAAGCCTCCGGGCAGCAGTGCCATGTAAATAAACAGGAATGTAGATATTGTAGGCGGTGGTGCAGTTTCTCCCCTCATTGTGGAAAGGATAGGCATGATAATAAGGACTATTGGGATTATGAATATCTGCATGAGTTCGCGGCGCCTAGTGAAAGCCTTAAAATCCTTTCTAATTATGGCTGCTTCAAGGGGCGAAAATCCCAGCCTTCCGAGAAAACCAGTTTTTGGAGCGTAAACTCCGCTGGAAACCTTTATTGTTGGAGCTTCGTATAAGCTGAATCTCGCGTTCAAAATGGTTGCCGCCAGAAAAAGCACATAGATAAATCCTATCGAAAATAGCAAGAACAAGGCTGTTTCCAGCCACAAACCCGAGGCAAAGGACGACAGCGCGGCTCCATGCCAAAGGTATGGGATAAACCAGAGCATTCTCTGTCCCGTGGCAACCCACTCAATAAGCGCTTGAGGCGGCACGTTATAGTAGAGCGAGAAATAAATCACGTAGAAAACTATGAAGAATATTATAGTGCCGATGAACCTCACCCAGATAGCGGCTCTGCCAGCAACCTTAGTAATCGCCCCGGAGATTCTGACCTGCACAACCTTAAGCACTTCTGTGGTTATGCTGGATAGGAGTAGACTTATCAACAGCGCCAACACCGTAAACGCTGCAAGTGGCAACAACCCTAAGAAAAGCGAAGCCACAATTATGGCTGAGCTAATAAAGACGGTTATTATTAGGGGTGTCCCAAGAATGTCGGCTATTATTGAGGCGAGGGTGTGCTCCTCCCATGTTATAGGAAGCCAATAAGGGGGCTGAATGGTTATTTTTGCGCCTATGCGTTGAAACTGGCTTATCTGGGTGAAAACAAGCCCGTAAAGAAGCGCTATGACCGGCAAGGCTATGAAAAGGGTGGTTGCGCCTTCATGAACCAGCTGCATTAAAGAAGGATCCGTTATTCCAGCAAAAAGGTTTCCAGCAAAGAAGCCCACCAGAAGGCCTAAAACACACGCCCCAACATATAGGGCGTATGTTAAAATCTTATTTTCCCTAAAACGTCTAAACCTTGCACCCCTAACAACTCTTGAAGACTTAACGTCTACGCTTATTAGGAGTAGGACGTTTTTCCAGTTCACTTCATCAGCGCCTCAACAATGGGTTTAACATCGCCAGTTCCGGTCAGCTTTAGGAAAATGTCCTCCAGTCCGGATTCCGGCATTTTCGCCTTGCGCCTAAGCTCGTCCATTGTGCCTAAAGCCAGAAGTCGCCCACCATACATTATGGCTATGCGGTCGCACATGGCTTGGGCGATCTCCAAAATATGCGTAGACATTATTGTGGTAACACCTTGGGAAGCCAACTCCCTAAGCAAATCTTTAACAATGCGGGCTGATTTCGGGTCTAAACCACTTAGGGGCTCATCTAGAAGGAGGAGTTCAGGCTTGTGCATAAGCGCCGAAATTATGACAACTTTCTGCTTCATCCCCTCTGAATAGGAGCTTATTAGGTCACCTTCCCGCCCCTCAAGGTCTAAAGCTTTCACAAACTCCTCAATTCGCAACTTTCGCTCTTCCAGGCTCATGCCATAAACACTGCCAACAAAATCCAAAAACTCCAGCCCCGTCAGAAACTCGTAAACACGTGGGGCTTCTGGCACATAACCTATTTTACGCTTAACAGCTATAGGGTCGTCTTCCACGTTAATACCCAAAACGTTTATCGAACCCGTGTCAGGCTTAACCAACCCCAAAATCATCTTCAAAGTCGTCGATTTACCCGACCCATTCGGTCCAAGAAGCCCCAATATTTCGCCCCTTTTAACCTCTAAGTCTAGGTAGTCAACAGCCGTTAAGCTGCCGTAACGTTTCGAGACTCCAGACAACTTGACAGCGGGCACGTACATCTTTTACCCTTCTCTCCGAATTTATCACACCATCTCTTTTTTATCCTTTACCACATCGCAGTTTACCCAGTTTGGAACCCTTACATTTTCGACAAAATCCACGCTTGGGATGTAGGGTTTTATATCTATTACTGGTGAACCTTCAAAAGCGTCCAAACCTCTAACCGTCAAAACACAGTCTTCTCTCTTAACAAGTTCTACAACACACAAGCCTATGGGGTTCGGTCTTGATGGACTTCTACAGGCGAAAACGCCCTTTTCCACATCAACCATGTGTCTCTTCGGAAAAACAATCAGCGTCCGCCTATTAGCCTCATTATCGCGCAAGTGGAACCAGTACAAAACAATTAGGTGGGAGAATTCCTCCACATCCTTGAGTCCGCTGCAAAACTCTGGGAAAATCCTTATTTTGGCTTCTTCATCACCAGCTTTTTCAACAACTCCTATAAAGACGACTTCACCCTTAACCACACTTTTCATTTAGGTTCACTATCAATAATGTAAACCACAGCACTTATAACAATCATGCTAAAATGCCAAAAACTTTTTGCAATCAGTATTTTGAATCTGTTTTCTAAATTCATAAGCGTTTTAATGTTTCATGATTAACTATGAGTTCGCAGGGTGGAATGCTTGAACAGTCAAATCCTTCAAGCCTGCAAGGAATTAATTGACGATGCGAAAATGAGATGCGCAGACCTCGTTTTTAAGGAAATATGCCTAGACATTCTGTCAAGGGCGCGCAACATCCTAACAGAAAAACAATTTAAGATTTTAGCTACATACGCCGCTGAAAGGATGAGAGAGAAAGTTCCCTTTGAAATTCAACAGGAATTAGTAGCCCCATAAAAAGAGCCTCAAATATTGGCAAAAAATGGCGTTAACGCCTAAACCCTTCCAATTCCACCCTGCGAAGCCTTTTCAACCAAGCTTGTACCCTATTTTCCGCAGAAACTCCTTCCTAGCTTTGATATCGCTTTCTGTTTCTATCCCCCTACTTTTAAAACCGTCAATGACGCCTATGATGCCTCTGCCCTGCTCTGTTTCTGCAACCACTACCTCCAATGGGTTAGCTGTGGCGGCATAAATTGTGCAGACTTCCGGCACTTTTCTAATCTTGTCTAAAACGTTTATTGGATAGGCATTTTTGATGAAGATTATGAAGCTGTGGCCGCAGGCAAGTTCAAAGGCTTTTTTGGCGGCAAGCTGCCTCAATTCCTCGTCGTTTCCTTCGTGTCTGACGAGGCATGGTCCGGAGCTTTCGCAGAAGCCTATCCCAAACTTTATGTTTGGAACAGCGTTAACCAGAGCCTCATACAAGTCTTCAACGGTTTTTATGAAGTGGGCTGTTCCCAAAATCACGTTGCAGTCTTTAGGCACCTCAATTTTCACGGTTTCAAACTTGAGCATGCGAGTTTCAGCCTCCATGTTCAGTTTAGGTTACGCGTTTAATCCTCAAGAATTTTATGGCGAAAAGTATGGTGCCAGCTGCCACTATGGCTGATGATAGGTAGAAGGCGTTTATGAAGGCTGCGTGCTCCCGTATTCCTAAAATCTTTGTTTGGATGTCTGCGAAGGGTCCGCCGATGAGAATTCCTGCTGGTCCCCAGCTTAGGGCGATGACCGCGTTATAACGGCTTAAAAGTCGCCCCCTCCTATGTTCAGGAGTTAAGTCTCCAGCAAGTGCAAAGCCAACCGTTTGGATGCTCCAAAAAGCCACACCATTTAATCCATAAATAAAAGCCATGCTGGGCACGTTTAAAGCCAAACCATACAAAGCCGGAGTTAAAACTGCCAGAATAAGCCCAGAGAATATCACTTTTTCTCTTCCAATTTTGTCTGCAATTCTACCGGAAATGGCGCTTGCTATCATGCCGCCAACAGTCCAAGCACTGATTATTAAGCTCATTTCGTAGTCGCTTGCGTTCAAGCCGTCTTGAAGCTTGATAAAGAGAAAGAATATCTGGTTTACCGAGGCTGCGCCCAAAACAATGATTATTAGGGAAGCCAAAAACCACTTGTATGCCCTCTCATCTCCCACAACAATATTTTTCTCCTTCACTATTCCTTCCGTTGCCAGCTGTTCTTGGGTAGGCTTTAAGCCTTCTCTTCCTATGCTCTTTGAAACAAAAGTCATTATGGCTGCTCCAGTGAATAATAGCGCAGTAACAGTCCAGAAGATCGTCCCATTTCTGAAGCCTTCTCCACCGGCGTAAAGGAAGCCAGCGAATATTATGCCGACCATTCTTCCTAAGGAGGCGATGAAGTTTAATGAGCCGACAATTTTGCCTCGTGAGCTTGGAGTGGTGATGTCGGTTAGCAGCACAGCCCACCCTACATCGGACATGGACCAGAAAAACTCCAGAACAGCCAGCCCGAAGATTATTGTTAAGCCAGCGTCAAAACTTCTTCCAACATCTATCAAAAATCTGTGGATGAAAAACACGATTATGTAAGTGAAGCCAGCTATGCTTTCGCCAATTATTATCAATTTAGTTCTGACCTTAAAACGGTCGCATATCCTACCCCAAAGAAGGTTTTGACCCAGAGCAGAGGCAATCATGTCAAAAGTTCCAAGGGCTGCCGTCGAAGTCACTGTACGCATAAGCGTATAAAGATAATTGACCATAAAAGTGTAGAATATTCCCCTTCTGAGAAAAGTTAGAAACTGGAAAATACCCAGATTAACAAAAATTTTTGTGAAAAGCGTCAAACCCGAAGCTTTCTCATCATGTTCTTTCATCGAAACCGCTTTTTAATTTGAGCTTTAGATGAGGAATTTGCCATTCTTATAGATTAATTGTCCGTCCACGTAGATTTCTCCGTCCTTCTTCATATCTTTAAGTATATCCCAGTGAATCGCCGACTTGTTAAGCCCGCCAGACTCTGGATAGGAGTTTCCAAGAGCCAGATGCACAGTGCCGCCCATCTTTTCGTCGAAGAGCATGTTTTTTGTAAACCTTGATATGGCGTAGTTTGTTCCTATGGCTATTTCCCCAATGCGCCGTGCGCCATCAATCTTCAACATTTCCTGCAGAAGCTCATTTCCCTTAGCAGCGGAAGCCTTAACAACCTCACCATCCTTAAAGGTGAGCGTTATATCCTCAACCTCCCTGCCTGAAACTATGCCTGGAAAAGTAAATCTTATTGTGCCGTTTGCAGAGTTCTCAATTGGTGCCGTGAAAACTTCGCCGTCCGGCATGTTCTCCTTTCCAGCACAGTTTATCCATCTCCTCCCCTTAACATTGAAGGTTAGGTCCGTGTCCTCCCCAACTATGCGCACATCATTTCCGCTGTTCAGAAATGTGCAAATTCTCTCTTGTTCTTGGTGAACTCTTTTCCATTCCGCAATGGGGTCTTCTTTGTCGGCGAAACAGCTGGCATAGACAAAGTCTTCATACTCAGCAAGCGACATGGAAGCCTCTTGGGCTTGGGCATTTATTGGGTATGGCAGAAGGGTCCACCGCAACTTTTTCTCCGCAACACGTTTATAGAAAATTTCCGACAACTCTCTTCTCGCTGCTGCATGTAATCTTATCCGCGCGGGGTCTATGTTTGTCAACCTTTTGGGGTTTGGCTCACAGTAAATGTTTATGTTCACGTCGACATTTTCAGCTATGAACTTTTCAATGGGTGAAACATAGCTAAGCTGCTTTTCATTAGCATATTTAAAGAAAGTGTACTGCAAGTCGAGTCTGGGAATAACCATTGGATGAGCCCCAACCAACAAGCATTCCTTATAAATCTCGTTTATCAATGGAAAAGCTTCGCTGCTTCCCTGTATTAAGACGAGTTCTCCAGGCTTTATTTCAACACTGTAATGAACACATATTTTCGCAAGCTTCTCTATTCTTGGTTCCACCATTTCAAATTCACCATTTTAGAACCCAATAAAAAGCGGACTGATGTAAAAGCTTTTTGAAATACACACCGAGCGTTAGCTACCTCTTCTTTATCAAAAGCCAGTTTTTGTCGCCCTTAAACATTATTAGGGCATAGTCCCCTTTCATTTTCTCGCCATGCAAAGTGAACTCTATTTTATTAGCGCTTCTACTCTTCAGCGTGTAAGCTCCCTTATCCCATATTTCCACTTTTCCAGCGCCATACATCCCCTCTGGTATTGTGCCCTCAAAGTCTATGTAGCTTATCGGGTGATCCTCAACCATGACGGCTAACCTTCTTATGCCGGGCTGTGTTGGGGGCTCCTTTGGGACAGCCCAGCTTTTCAAAACGCCATCCATCTCCAACCTAAAATCGTAGTGCAGATGCGTCGCATGGTGGCGTTGAACCACAAATCTTGGCATGCCTTCACCAAACCGTTAACTTTACCTTCCGCAGGTAATTAACTTTAATTTTGGAGAAGGTGATTGAGCGATTCCGCAATTATTCGGAGGCTTGTGGAGTTCCCATACCTGCCAAGCCCATCATCTGTTATCCAAACAGCCCTAAATATGGTGGAAGTCAAACCCCACGAAGTTTTCGCAGACCTTGGATGCGGAGACGGCTCAGTACTAATTGAGGCTGCCAAAAAATTCGGAGTTTACTGTGTCGGATTTGAAATTAACCCAGTAATGGTTAAGCTTGCCAACAAAAAAGCGAAAATCGCGGGAGTTAAACAACTAATCGACATTGTCTGCTCAGACCTATTCACAATAGACTTCTCAAAGCTTGATGTAATATACGTCTACCCTTTCCCACCAATAATTTCGAGGCTTTCAGAAAAAATAATGGCTGAATGCAAAAAGGGCGCAAGGGTGCTGGTCCACGACCACAGCCTACATGGACTCCCATTAACGAAAAGCATCCAAATATTCGAAAGGGGAATACACACGCATACCGTTCAACTTTATGCCCTATAATTTAAAATGCCCTATAATTTAAAATGGATTTTGAATATAGATTTGCGATTCATAAGTTAGTTAAATATGCTTTGCCTATCTTGTTGCGTGAATTGGAGGAAAACCCCTTGAGTAAAAAGTTAACTCCTAAACAAAGAAGGGAAATAAAAGCTAAAATGGCTAGGGCCCTCAAGGATAACATGAAGGTTCTTTCGGCAGATTTTCAAAAAATATTGATAGATGACTTGGTTACAGCATTTCAAAATAGAATGAACGTGTTAATGCGAGTACAAGCTAAAAGGAGCTATTAATGGAGACTAAATAGGCGAAAGACGTAGTTTGAATCCATAAAAGCTTTATATAAATTTGGGGGAAATATGGCAAAGAGGTTTGGATGATGAGGCGCTCCAAGCTTGAAATGTATATAGACATCCTTAAGGTGCTGGCTCACAGAGGCCCATTGAAGCTGACACATATTATGTATAAGGCTAATGTTAACTGCAGCGTCTTGAAGGAGTATTTAGACTTCCTGATTAAGCAGAACCTTGTTGAGGAGCGAAACATCGGCAAGCGAAGGGTTGTTTACGCCATAACCCAGAGGGGCATAACTGTTCTAAAGCACTTCAAAGAGCTTAAGCAGGTTTTGCCAATAGTGGAAGAAGCCAGAAATAAAGCCCCAATACCATATTAACCGTTTTCTCTTTGGCAAAATTTTCGCATCTTAATTTTTGTTAGCTTAGGCTCTGTTTTGGCGTTTTGGTTTTGTAGGTTTGCATCTGTTTGTGAATCATTATGAGTGTTTCGTAAGACTTAATAAACTCTTTACCCCACTACCATATGTACACACGTAAAACACAACGGGGAAACCACAGTGTCCAGCCAAGAAGTTCTCGGAAAGAGGCCCCTACAAATCCT
This window harbors:
- a CDS encoding DNA polymerase ligase N-terminal domain-containing protein; this encodes MPRFVVQRHHATHLHYDFRLEMDGVLKSWAVPKEPPTQPGIRRLAVMVEDHPISYIDFEGTIPEGMYGAGKVEIWDKGAYTLKSRSANKIEFTLHGEKMKGDYALIMFKGDKNWLLIKKR
- a CDS encoding MFS transporter yields the protein MKEHDEKASGLTLFTKIFVNLGIFQFLTFLRRGIFYTFMVNYLYTLMRTVTSTAALGTFDMIASALGQNLLWGRICDRFKVRTKLIIIGESIAGFTYIIVFFIHRFLIDVGRSFDAGLTIIFGLAVLEFFWSMSDVGWAVLLTDITTPSSRGKIVGSLNFIASLGRMVGIIFAGFLYAGGEGFRNGTIFWTVTALLFTGAAIMTFVSKSIGREGLKPTQEQLATEGIVKEKNIVVGDERAYKWFLASLIIIVLGAASVNQIFFLFIKLQDGLNASDYEMSLIISAWTVGGMIASAISGRIADKIGREKVIFSGLILAVLTPALYGLALNVPSMAFIYGLNGVAFWSIQTVGFALAGDLTPEHRRGRLLSRYNAVIALSWGPAGILIGGPFADIQTKILGIREHAAFINAFYLSSAIVAAGTILFAIKFLRIKRVT
- a CDS encoding ABC transporter ATP-binding protein; translation: MYVPAVKLSGVSKRYGSLTAVDYLDLEVKRGEILGLLGPNGSGKSTTLKMILGLVKPDTGSINVLGINVEDDPIAVKRKIGYVPEAPRVYEFLTGLEFLDFVGSVYGMSLEERKLRIEEFVKALDLEGREGDLISSYSEGMKQKVVIISALMHKPELLLLDEPLSGLDPKSARIVKDLLRELASQGVTTIMSTHILEIAQAMCDRIAIMYGGRLLALGTMDELRRKAKMPESGLEDIFLKLTGTGDVKPIVEALMK
- a CDS encoding adenosine-specific kinase, producing the protein MEAETRMLKFETVKIEVPKDCNVILGTAHFIKTVEDLYEALVNAVPNIKFGIGFCESSGPCLVRHEGNDEELRQLAAKKAFELACGHSFIIFIKNAYPINVLDKIRKVPEVCTIYAATANPLEVVVAETEQGRGIIGVIDGFKSRGIETESDIKARKEFLRKIGYKLG
- a CDS encoding winged helix-turn-helix domain-containing protein — protein: MRRSKLEMYIDILKVLAHRGPLKLTHIMYKANVNCSVLKEYLDFLIKQNLVEERNIGKRRVVYAITQRGITVLKHFKELKQVLPIVEEARNKAPIPY
- a CDS encoding aminopeptidase; protein product: MVEPRIEKLAKICVHYSVEIKPGELVLIQGSSEAFPLINEIYKECLLVGAHPMVIPRLDLQYTFFKYANEKQLSYVSPIEKFIAENVDVNINIYCEPNPKRLTNIDPARIRLHAAARRELSEIFYKRVAEKKLRWTLLPYPINAQAQEASMSLAEYEDFVYASCFADKEDPIAEWKRVHQEQERICTFLNSGNDVRIVGEDTDLTFNVKGRRWINCAGKENMPDGEVFTAPIENSANGTIRFTFPGIVSGREVEDITLTFKDGEVVKASAAKGNELLQEMLKIDGARRIGEIAIGTNYAISRFTKNMLFDEKMGGTVHLALGNSYPESGGLNKSAIHWDILKDMKKDGEIYVDGQLIYKNGKFLI
- a CDS encoding class I SAM-dependent methyltransferase, whose product is MSDSAIIRRLVEFPYLPSPSSVIQTALNMVEVKPHEVFADLGCGDGSVLIEAAKKFGVYCVGFEINPVMVKLANKKAKIAGVKQLIDIVCSDLFTIDFSKLDVIYVYPFPPIISRLSEKIMAECKKGARVLVHDHSLHGLPLTKSIQIFERGIHTHTVQLYAL
- the tsaA gene encoding tRNA (N6-threonylcarbamoyladenosine(37)-N6)-methyltransferase TrmO, which encodes MKSVVKGEVVFIGVVEKAGDEEAKIRIFPEFCSGLKDVEEFSHLIVLYWFHLRDNEANRRTLIVFPKRHMVDVEKGVFACRSPSRPNPIGLCVVELVKREDCVLTVRGLDAFEGSPVIDIKPYIPSVDFVENVRVPNWVNCDVVKDKKEMV